In Magnetococcales bacterium, a single genomic region encodes these proteins:
- the secE gene encoding preprotein translocase subunit SecE, translating to MERVAQFKKYLLDVRVEMKKVVWPDRKETTTTTIVVFGMVILVSLFLWLVDTILGLMVRAVIG from the coding sequence ATGGAACGTGTCGCCCAATTCAAGAAGTACCTTCTGGACGTTCGGGTAGAAATGAAGAAGGTGGTCTGGCCCGACCGAAAGGAGACCACGACCACGACGATCGTCGTTTTCGGCATGGTGATCCTGGTTTCACTCTTTTTGTGGCTGGTGGATACCATCCTGGGCCTGATGGTGCGGGCTGTTATTGGCTGA
- the rpmG gene encoding 50S ribosomal protein L33, with protein sequence MRDLLSLCCEACKRRNYTKDRNKRNKPEKLALKKYCPFCRKHTLHKEGKIK encoded by the coding sequence ATGCGAGATCTGTTAAGCCTGTGCTGTGAGGCGTGCAAACGCCGCAACTACACGAAAGACCGTAACAAGCGAAACAAGCCGGAAAAGCTGGCATTGAAAAAATATTGCCCCTTTTGCCGGAAACATACCCTTCACAAAGAGGGTAAAATCAAATAA
- the tuf gene encoding elongation factor Tu, producing the protein MSKAKFERTKPHVNIGTIGHVDHGKTTLTAAITKTLAAKGGAEFMAYDQIDAAPEERERGITIATAHVEYETDSRHYAHVDCPGHADYIKNMITGAAQMDGGILVVSAADGPMPQTREHILLARQVGVPALVVYMNKADQVDDPELLELVELEVRELLSQYDFPGDDIPVIIGSALHALEGKGGEMAEDSITRLMAAVDEYIPEPDRPLDGPFLMPIEDVFTISGRGTVVTGRVERGIVKVGESIEIVGMKATTTTTCTGVEMFRKLLDEGRAGDNIGALLRGVKREDVERGQVLAKPGSIKPHTKFEAECYVLTKEEGGRHTPFFSNYRPQFYFRTTDVTGILHLPEGVEMVMPGDNVSMVVELIAPIAMEQGLRFAIREGGRTVGAGVVSKVLE; encoded by the coding sequence ATGTCCAAGGCGAAATTTGAACGCACCAAACCCCATGTCAACATTGGGACGATTGGCCATGTTGACCACGGCAAAACGACGCTGACGGCGGCGATTACCAAGACACTGGCGGCGAAGGGCGGGGCCGAGTTTATGGCCTACGACCAGATCGACGCAGCCCCTGAAGAGCGTGAGCGCGGTATCACGATTGCGACGGCCCATGTTGAATATGAGACCGACTCCCGCCACTATGCCCATGTGGACTGCCCGGGGCATGCGGACTATATCAAGAACATGATCACGGGTGCGGCCCAGATGGATGGCGGAATTCTGGTTGTGTCTGCAGCGGACGGCCCGATGCCCCAGACCCGGGAGCACATTTTGTTGGCCCGCCAGGTGGGTGTGCCTGCTCTGGTGGTCTATATGAACAAGGCCGATCAGGTTGACGATCCCGAGCTTCTGGAGCTGGTTGAGCTGGAAGTGCGTGAGCTTTTGAGCCAGTACGACTTTCCCGGCGACGACATTCCGGTGATCATTGGATCTGCTCTCCATGCCCTGGAAGGCAAGGGCGGGGAGATGGCTGAGGATTCGATCACCCGGCTGATGGCTGCGGTGGACGAATATATTCCTGAGCCGGACCGTCCCCTGGATGGCCCCTTTCTGATGCCCATTGAAGATGTTTTCACGATTTCCGGTCGTGGTACGGTGGTGACGGGAAGGGTGGAGCGGGGCATCGTCAAGGTGGGTGAGTCCATCGAGATTGTCGGCATGAAGGCGACCACGACCACCACCTGTACGGGTGTGGAGATGTTCCGCAAGCTTTTGGACGAGGGCCGAGCTGGTGACAACATCGGTGCCCTGCTGCGCGGTGTGAAGCGCGAGGATGTGGAGCGTGGTCAGGTTTTGGCCAAGCCCGGCTCGATCAAGCCCCACACCAAGTTTGAAGCGGAATGCTATGTGTTGACCAAGGAGGAGGGTGGGCGTCATACACCTTTCTTCAGCAACTACCGGCCTCAGTTTTATTTTCGCACCACGGACGTCACGGGTATTTTGCATCTGCCTGAAGGGGTTGAGATGGTGATGCCCGGCGATAACGTATCCATGGTGGTGGAGCTGATTGCCCCGATCGCCATGGAGCAGGGGCTGCGATTTGCGATCCGCGAAGGTGGCCGTACGGTGGGTGCGGGTGTGGTTTCGAAGGTGCTTGAATAA